One genomic window of Mycolicibacterium neoaurum includes the following:
- a CDS encoding ABC transporter ATP-binding protein, giving the protein MAVHVRGLSKRYGDRCAVRDLQLDVEYGEVFAILGPNGAGKSTTIEILEGNRRRDAGQVLVLGEDPGTAGRHWRARIGIVLQEVSDAGMLTVGETVRMFASCYGAARRPRDVLGLVGLDGAADAKVRTLSGGQRRRLDVALGIVGSPELLFLDEPTTGFDPEARQQFWELIRLLSADGTTILMTTHYLEEAAALADRVAVVAAGTVVAVDSPTRLTEHVDTAATVRWFDGDIERIERTATPTELIGRLGADGRELTGLTVSRPTLEEAYLQLIGHS; this is encoded by the coding sequence ATGGCAGTGCATGTGCGTGGGCTGTCCAAGAGATACGGCGATCGGTGTGCGGTGCGGGATCTACAACTCGACGTGGAGTACGGCGAGGTGTTCGCGATCCTGGGCCCCAATGGTGCGGGCAAATCGACGACCATCGAGATCCTGGAGGGGAACCGGCGCCGCGATGCGGGGCAGGTGCTCGTCCTCGGTGAGGATCCCGGCACCGCAGGTCGGCACTGGCGGGCGCGCATCGGCATCGTGCTCCAGGAGGTCAGCGACGCCGGGATGCTGACGGTCGGTGAGACCGTCCGGATGTTCGCCAGTTGTTACGGTGCGGCGCGCCGGCCGCGGGATGTGCTCGGCCTCGTGGGCCTCGACGGTGCCGCCGATGCCAAGGTGAGAACGCTGTCGGGCGGGCAGCGGCGTCGACTCGATGTAGCACTGGGGATCGTCGGGTCACCGGAGCTGCTGTTCCTGGACGAACCGACCACCGGATTCGATCCGGAAGCACGCCAACAGTTCTGGGAGTTGATCAGACTGCTGTCCGCGGACGGGACGACGATCCTGATGACCACGCACTATCTGGAGGAGGCCGCGGCGCTCGCCGACAGGGTCGCGGTGGTGGCCGCGGGAACGGTCGTGGCGGTGGATTCGCCGACCCGCTTGACCGAACATGTCGATACCGCGGCGACGGTCCGCTGGTTCGACGGTGACATCGAGCGCATCGAGCGGACCGCGACGCCGACGGAGTTGATCGGCAGACTCGGTGCCGATGGGCGTGAGCTGACCGGCCTGACGGTGTCGCGGCCGACGCTGGAGGAGGCCTATCTGCAGTTGATCGGTCATTCATGA
- a CDS encoding malate:quinone oxidoreductase translates to MTTDGHCTPVDVALIGGGIMSATLGAMLALLQPHWRVTVIERADALATESSHPWNNAGTGHSGYCELNYMPDPADGATPAAVAAQFALSRRWWAHLVETGLLDPGFVTTTPHMDVVFGDRDIAYLRRRFDTLRAVPAFAGMRYSQDPTVIAGWAPLVMAGRDPSQRVAATWHPAGTDIDFGVLTRQLTRLITGDTLLGHEARTVTRTPNGGWRIAGRCGRQRFELDADRVFIGAGGHTLTLLQRAGLPEIRGYGVLPVGAAFLRCSDQEIAAQHHAKVYGQASLGAPPMSVPHLDRRVVDGDAHLMFGPYATFSTRLLTNGRVTDFFGTVRPHNARALIRAISGNRDLLGYLIGQLLASRGRRFEQLRRYYPHADPRDWEWITAGQRAQLIAPNGELRTGTELVVSADGTIAGLLGASPGASTAVPIMIDLLRRWFPAEWSSWRHRAEFGLLAS, encoded by the coding sequence ATGACGACCGATGGCCATTGCACTCCAGTCGATGTCGCGCTCATCGGCGGCGGGATCATGTCCGCCACGCTGGGTGCGATGTTGGCGCTGTTACAACCGCACTGGCGGGTGACGGTGATCGAACGTGCCGACGCTCTCGCCACCGAGAGCAGTCATCCCTGGAACAACGCGGGCACCGGACACTCGGGATACTGCGAGCTCAACTACATGCCCGATCCCGCCGACGGCGCCACCCCGGCCGCCGTCGCCGCGCAGTTCGCGCTCTCCCGGCGATGGTGGGCTCACCTCGTCGAGACTGGTCTGCTCGATCCGGGTTTTGTCACCACCACCCCACACATGGATGTGGTCTTCGGTGACCGCGATATCGCCTATCTACGGCGTCGGTTCGACACACTGCGAGCGGTTCCGGCCTTCGCCGGTATGCGGTACTCGCAGGATCCCACGGTCATCGCCGGGTGGGCGCCGCTGGTCATGGCCGGCCGCGATCCTTCGCAGCGGGTGGCCGCCACCTGGCATCCCGCGGGCACCGATATCGATTTCGGAGTGCTCACCCGCCAACTGACGCGGCTGATCACCGGTGACACCTTGCTCGGCCATGAGGCCCGCACCGTGACACGGACGCCGAACGGCGGCTGGCGGATCGCCGGGCGGTGTGGCCGACAGCGATTCGAACTGGACGCCGACCGAGTGTTCATCGGTGCCGGCGGTCACACATTGACGCTGTTGCAACGCGCCGGACTACCCGAGATCCGCGGATACGGCGTGCTTCCGGTCGGCGCTGCCTTCCTGCGGTGCTCCGATCAGGAGATCGCGGCGCAGCACCATGCCAAGGTCTATGGTCAGGCGTCCCTCGGCGCACCGCCGATGTCGGTGCCACACCTCGATCGTCGGGTCGTCGACGGGGACGCCCACCTCATGTTCGGTCCGTACGCCACCTTCAGCACCCGACTGCTCACCAACGGTCGGGTCACCGACTTCTTCGGCACCGTCCGCCCGCACAACGCACGCGCACTGATCCGTGCGATCTCCGGTAATCGTGATCTCCTCGGATATCTGATCGGTCAGCTGCTGGCGTCGCGCGGACGCCGCTTCGAACAGCTGCGTCGCTACTATCCGCACGCCGATCCACGGGATTGGGAATGGATCACCGCCGGCCAGCGCGCCCAACTGATCGCACCGAACGGCGAGCTGCGCACCGGGACCGAACTGGTCGTCTCCGCCGACGGCACCATCGCGGGTCTCCTCGGCGCCTCGCCGGGGGCGTCGACAGCGGTGCCCATCATGATCGACCTGCTGCGACGGTGGTTTCCCGCGGAATGGAGCTCGTGGCGTCACCGCGCTGAGTTCGGGCTTCTGGCATCCTGA
- a CDS encoding ABC transporter permease: protein MSAGVRAHPVPSVARIGFSRVLPELKMFYRRPEQLVLTFSMPAVICLLLGSIFSEKLPVGGVSTGSVIAASMLAYGILSTSFVNLGISIAADRDTGALRRLRGTPTTATSYFIGKIMLVLVVSLAEAILLLLVGVLAFGLRLPADLFGWFTLAWVFLLGVISCSLLGVLISNIAGNAVSAAALTNGPAVGLQFVSGTYVPIMALPTWMLVIGSLFPVKWMAQGFRSVLLPPELAAVEPAGSWEHWRIFFVLTAWCIGGLIGCLAVFRWSDRG, encoded by the coding sequence ATGAGCGCCGGCGTGCGGGCCCACCCGGTTCCCTCGGTGGCGCGCATCGGGTTCTCCCGGGTGCTGCCCGAGCTGAAGATGTTCTACCGCAGGCCCGAACAGCTGGTCCTGACGTTCTCGATGCCCGCGGTGATCTGTCTGCTGCTCGGGTCCATCTTCTCGGAGAAGCTGCCGGTCGGCGGCGTCAGCACGGGCTCGGTGATCGCGGCCAGCATGCTCGCCTACGGGATCCTGTCCACATCGTTCGTCAACCTGGGCATCAGCATCGCCGCCGACCGCGATACCGGCGCACTGCGGCGGCTCCGCGGCACACCGACCACGGCCACGTCGTATTTCATCGGCAAGATCATGCTGGTCCTCGTGGTCAGCCTGGCCGAGGCGATCCTGCTGCTCCTGGTGGGGGTGCTGGCCTTCGGGCTCAGGCTGCCCGCCGACCTGTTCGGCTGGTTCACGCTGGCCTGGGTGTTCCTGCTCGGGGTCATCAGTTGTTCGCTGCTCGGGGTGCTCATCAGCAATATCGCCGGCAATGCGGTCTCGGCTGCGGCGCTGACCAACGGGCCCGCCGTCGGCCTGCAGTTCGTGTCCGGCACCTACGTCCCGATCATGGCGCTGCCCACCTGGATGCTGGTCATCGGTTCGTTGTTTCCGGTGAAGTGGATGGCGCAGGGGTTTCGATCGGTGCTCCTGCCGCCAGAGCTCGCCGCGGTCGAGCCCGCCGGCAGCTGGGAACACTGGCGGATCTTCTTCGTCCTGACCGCGTGGTGTATCGGCGGTCTGATCGGTTGCCTGGCGGTGTTCCGATGGTCGGATCGAGGCTGA
- a CDS encoding type I polyketide synthase, which translates to MRALAQALTTDRPASRPLVIGSVKTNIGHLEAGAGVAGLIKAAMVVKHGFIPANLHLQNPTSHVSLAELKLDIPPTGRPFPPAARRIAGVNSFGFGGTNAHVVLAEPPAPRTTSAAVNPLPLAAIPISARSADALAATAGRLADHLEAHPDIALADLGHTLARRRTHLSHRHTVIAGDLDDVREQLRALADGGHVEADRIGSDTAKLAFVCTGMGPQWWRMCRGLLDVAPAFTESIRRTDRELSRYADWSLIEELCRDESESRMADTEIAQPANFAIQVALAAQLAEFGIVPDAVIGHSAGEVAAHHLAGLLTFEQAVRVIYHRSRLQQRTSGQGRMLAVGLDAATLMTTIDQKIANEFGHRVSIAAINSPTAVTVAGDVDVLEDIARQLDEADIFNRYLAVQVPYHTHYMDAVRADLLDSLAGLSAGPARLPLYSTVTGEQLDGYDAGAAYWWQNTRATVLFEPALRRMLDDGYTHFVELGPHPVLAASILETAGAQRISVTSTQRRDHDDIRTLLTCLGALHNAGHEVAWDRVYPGSRSPVVGLPHYPWQKKRYWYDNYEVDEALFYAPVHPLLGQPVRGVHPSWEVEISTAEHGFLDGHRIQGSVVVPGAVYVEMALAAGRQTYGSEHSVENLVLHRAVLLDDRCDPIIRTTLNQDDGTIEFASFTATGDGDLKWAITATAELGTCPTATSARPAGAGPSSSMDGEEFYLGTQAIGFDYGGAFRSVTAVRAGHDWATAQLRVPDEIAGELDDYRFHPALIDGAFQTLFGAPFSGQEENEDPYLPTRIRHCAVYGPPTPSMTVQVHVVSATRDAVECDITITDAHDRVLAVFDGFTVQSLSSSSRMSVDHIDKGLYELHWSPADDTEESAPAAADDACWLVLADGAGVGERVAEALRSHGRRVRLLHHAPDGIDWAPILDEHVSDLAGIVDCWPMDMADGAPDNLDVGPLSILRLVKTLADRPMLKPKIFLVTANAQATPDTAVSNLDQASIWGLGRVIGHQEFPDIWGGLIDIDAADDAAQTGARIAEHVLGSATEDQIAFRGTTTLVLRLRLCAALTKPFPMKLSADATYVVTGGAGALGRVVAGFLAERGARHITLIGRTALPPRDEWSELAEDHPQIKAVNAFRLIERLGAHIETVSADITDADEMSRWLVGHLRGGGRPVRGIVHAAGVVNDQLIVNMGEDDYARVLAPKLTGTRVLHEVFAGHELDFFVLFGSAGSTIAAPGQANYAAANAFLDAFAHHRRAQGLPALTIGWGPWSVGMVEELKLEKIYAQRGIELITPAVGARILGRLISQRIPSVVAITADWDRARQAGMGGRLPTMFAELESAGSAVATDGAGSSILDVLAATPEAQRRSLIAEQVQRVVADVFDCAITDILPDDMLDDMGLDSMMAMDFRVRINAVFSIDVPVLEILRGVSVNSLSDRILDELHAIHGAVPVAESDAVETEAAEGENTDVDDLLADLSDEELRTLLAELEADGELSDGEATAP; encoded by the coding sequence ATGCGGGCGTTGGCGCAGGCGCTCACCACGGACCGCCCGGCGAGCAGACCGCTGGTCATCGGTTCGGTCAAGACGAATATCGGCCACCTGGAGGCCGGGGCCGGTGTCGCCGGGTTGATCAAGGCCGCCATGGTGGTCAAACACGGATTCATCCCGGCCAATCTGCACCTGCAGAATCCGACCTCACACGTATCGCTCGCCGAGCTCAAGCTCGACATCCCGCCGACGGGCCGGCCCTTTCCGCCGGCGGCGCGCCGCATCGCTGGGGTGAACTCCTTCGGTTTCGGCGGCACCAATGCCCACGTCGTACTGGCCGAACCGCCGGCGCCGAGGACAACGTCCGCGGCGGTGAATCCGCTTCCATTGGCGGCGATCCCGATCTCGGCCCGCAGCGCCGATGCCCTTGCCGCCACCGCGGGCCGGTTGGCCGACCACCTGGAGGCGCACCCTGATATCGCGCTGGCCGATCTTGGCCACACGTTGGCCCGCCGACGCACCCATCTGAGCCACCGGCACACCGTCATCGCCGGCGATCTCGACGACGTCCGCGAGCAGTTGCGGGCGCTGGCCGACGGTGGTCACGTGGAGGCCGATCGGATCGGTTCGGACACCGCGAAACTGGCGTTCGTCTGCACCGGAATGGGGCCGCAGTGGTGGCGGATGTGCCGGGGGCTTCTCGACGTGGCTCCGGCGTTCACCGAGAGCATCCGCCGTACCGATCGTGAGCTGTCCCGGTACGCCGACTGGTCGCTGATCGAGGAACTGTGTCGTGACGAATCCGAGTCCCGGATGGCAGATACCGAGATCGCCCAGCCCGCCAACTTCGCCATCCAGGTGGCCCTTGCCGCGCAACTCGCCGAGTTCGGGATCGTTCCCGATGCCGTGATCGGCCACAGCGCAGGGGAAGTGGCCGCCCACCATCTGGCCGGACTGCTCACCTTCGAGCAGGCCGTCCGGGTGATCTATCACCGCAGCCGGCTGCAACAGCGCACCAGCGGGCAGGGGCGGATGCTCGCAGTGGGCTTGGATGCCGCAACCCTGATGACGACCATCGACCAGAAGATCGCCAACGAATTCGGCCATCGGGTGTCGATCGCGGCGATCAACAGTCCGACGGCGGTCACCGTCGCCGGCGACGTGGATGTACTGGAAGACATCGCCAGGCAACTCGATGAGGCCGATATCTTCAACAGGTATCTGGCCGTGCAGGTTCCGTACCATACCCACTATATGGACGCGGTGCGTGCCGATCTGCTCGATTCGCTGGCGGGACTGTCGGCCGGTCCGGCTCGCCTCCCGTTGTATTCCACGGTCACCGGCGAGCAGCTCGACGGATACGACGCCGGTGCCGCCTACTGGTGGCAGAACACCAGGGCGACGGTGCTTTTCGAGCCCGCGCTGCGGCGGATGCTCGATGATGGCTACACCCATTTCGTGGAACTCGGACCGCATCCGGTGCTGGCCGCCTCGATCCTGGAAACGGCCGGTGCGCAACGTATTTCGGTGACATCGACGCAACGCCGTGACCATGACGACATCCGCACCCTGCTGACCTGCCTCGGTGCGCTGCACAACGCCGGACACGAGGTGGCCTGGGATCGGGTCTATCCCGGCAGCCGATCCCCAGTGGTCGGCCTGCCGCACTATCCGTGGCAGAAGAAGCGGTACTGGTATGACAATTACGAGGTCGACGAGGCATTGTTCTATGCCCCGGTACACCCACTGCTCGGCCAGCCGGTACGCGGTGTGCACCCGAGCTGGGAGGTCGAGATCAGCACGGCCGAACACGGGTTCCTCGACGGACACCGCATCCAGGGCAGTGTGGTGGTGCCCGGCGCCGTGTACGTCGAGATGGCGCTGGCTGCGGGCAGGCAGACCTATGGATCCGAGCACAGCGTCGAGAATCTGGTGCTGCACCGCGCGGTGCTGCTGGATGACCGATGCGACCCCATCATCCGCACCACACTCAATCAGGACGACGGCACCATCGAATTCGCCTCGTTCACGGCCACCGGGGACGGCGATCTCAAGTGGGCGATCACCGCGACGGCCGAACTCGGCACGTGTCCCACGGCCACGTCCGCCCGCCCAGCCGGGGCCGGTCCGTCCAGCTCGATGGATGGCGAGGAGTTCTACCTTGGTACCCAGGCGATCGGTTTCGACTACGGCGGCGCCTTCCGCTCGGTGACCGCCGTTCGGGCCGGACATGATTGGGCCACCGCACAGTTGCGAGTCCCCGACGAGATCGCCGGAGAACTCGATGACTACCGATTCCATCCCGCCCTGATCGATGGGGCATTCCAGACCCTGTTCGGGGCGCCGTTTTCCGGCCAGGAGGAGAACGAGGACCCCTACTTGCCCACCCGGATACGGCACTGCGCCGTGTATGGGCCACCCACACCCAGCATGACCGTGCAGGTGCACGTCGTTTCGGCGACCAGGGATGCCGTCGAATGCGATATCACCATCACCGATGCCCACGATCGGGTACTCGCGGTCTTCGATGGATTCACCGTGCAATCGCTGAGTTCTTCATCGCGGATGTCGGTCGACCACATCGACAAGGGGCTCTATGAGCTGCACTGGTCGCCGGCTGACGATACGGAGGAGTCCGCACCCGCGGCGGCCGACGACGCGTGCTGGTTGGTGCTGGCCGACGGCGCGGGTGTAGGGGAGCGGGTCGCCGAGGCGCTGCGCTCGCACGGTCGTCGGGTGCGCTTGCTGCACCACGCGCCCGACGGAATCGACTGGGCGCCAATCCTCGACGAACACGTCTCCGACCTCGCCGGCATCGTCGATTGCTGGCCCATGGACATGGCCGACGGGGCACCGGACAATCTGGACGTCGGGCCGCTCAGCATCCTGCGGCTGGTCAAGACGCTGGCCGACCGCCCGATGCTCAAGCCGAAGATCTTCCTGGTCACCGCCAATGCTCAGGCGACCCCGGATACCGCGGTGTCCAACCTCGATCAGGCGAGCATCTGGGGTCTCGGCCGTGTCATCGGACATCAGGAGTTCCCGGATATCTGGGGCGGGCTCATCGATATCGACGCCGCCGATGACGCCGCGCAGACCGGGGCCCGGATAGCCGAGCATGTGCTCGGAAGCGCGACGGAGGACCAGATCGCGTTCCGCGGTACCACCACACTTGTTCTGCGCCTGCGGTTGTGCGCCGCGCTGACCAAACCGTTCCCGATGAAACTCTCCGCCGACGCGACCTACGTCGTCACCGGTGGTGCGGGTGCGCTCGGAAGGGTCGTCGCCGGATTCCTGGCCGAACGCGGTGCGCGGCACATCACCCTGATCGGACGGACCGCCCTACCGCCCCGGGATGAGTGGTCGGAACTGGCCGAAGACCATCCGCAGATCAAGGCCGTCAACGCATTCCGGCTGATCGAGCGCCTCGGCGCCCACATCGAGACTGTCAGTGCCGATATCACCGATGCCGACGAGATGAGCCGGTGGCTGGTCGGACATCTGCGCGGCGGCGGCCGGCCGGTGCGCGGCATCGTGCATGCAGCCGGGGTGGTGAATGACCAACTCATCGTCAACATGGGTGAGGACGACTACGCGCGGGTGCTGGCTCCGAAACTGACCGGCACCAGGGTGTTGCACGAGGTGTTCGCCGGGCACGAGCTGGATTTCTTCGTACTTTTCGGCTCGGCCGGATCGACCATCGCCGCGCCAGGGCAGGCCAATTATGCGGCCGCCAATGCCTTCCTCGACGCGTTCGCTCACCATCGGCGAGCCCAGGGCCTGCCTGCGCTGACCATCGGGTGGGGGCCATGGTCGGTGGGGATGGTCGAAGAACTCAAGCTGGAGAAGATCTATGCCCAGCGGGGGATCGAGCTGATCACTCCGGCGGTGGGTGCGCGGATCCTGGGGCGGCTGATCAGCCAGCGCATCCCCAGCGTGGTCGCCATCACCGCCGATTGGGATCGTGCCAGGCAGGCCGGCATGGGCGGGCGGTTGCCCACGATGTTCGCCGAGCTTGAATCGGCAGGCTCGGCCGTGGCCACCGATGGGGCGGGCTCGTCGATCCTCGACGTCCTCGCCGCTACTCCGGAGGCGCAGCGACGCAGCCTGATCGCCGAACAGGTACAGCGCGTGGTTGCCGACGTATTCGACTGTGCAATCACCGATATCCTTCCCGATGACATGCTCGACGACATGGGTCTGGACTCGATGATGGCCATGGACTTCCGGGTGCGCATCAATGCCGTGTTCTCCATCGACGTCCCGGTGCTGGAGATCCTTCGCGGCGTCAGCGTGAATTCGTTGTCCGACCGGATACTCGATGAGCTGCATGCGATCCACGGCGCGGTTCCGGTGGCCGAAAGCGATGCCGTCGAAACCGAAGCCGCCGAAGGCGAAAACACCGATGTGGACGATCTACTTGCCGACCTCTCCGACGAGGAGTTGCGCACCCTGCTGGCCGAGCTCGAAGCGGACGGGGAGTTGTCCGACGGAGAGGCGACCGCTCCGTGA
- a CDS encoding TM2 domain-containing protein, whose translation MTDPQSYPQSSDPGNFGPPPGYQPPQYQPSQFPPPYPGGYLGPGGMPGYDPSAPFGRHPVTGEPFSDKSKTIAGLLQLLGLFGLVGIGRIYLGQTGFGIAQLIVGLATCGIGAVIWGLIDAILILTDKVRDPHGRPLRDGT comes from the coding sequence ATGACGGATCCGCAGTCCTATCCGCAGTCGTCCGACCCCGGGAACTTCGGCCCGCCGCCGGGCTACCAGCCGCCCCAGTACCAGCCGAGCCAGTTCCCGCCGCCGTACCCCGGCGGATACCTGGGGCCGGGCGGCATGCCCGGCTACGATCCATCGGCTCCGTTCGGCAGGCACCCGGTCACCGGTGAACCGTTCTCGGACAAGTCCAAGACCATCGCCGGTCTGCTGCAGTTGCTCGGACTCTTCGGCCTGGTCGGGATCGGCCGCATCTACCTCGGGCAGACGGGCTTCGGCATCGCCCAGCTGATCGTCGGATTGGCGACCTGCGGTATCGGCGCCGTCATCTGGGGTCTCATCGACGCCATCTTGATCCTCACCGACAAGGTGCGCGATCCACACGGCCGACCCCTGCGTGATGGCACCTAG
- a CDS encoding LysR family transcriptional regulator yields the protein MDQLSGLLAPHLRALDELVACDGHMTRAAERLGIPQSSMSRRIHALQKSLGVPLVIQDGRTVRLTPAAIRLADRIRDPLRAMESGIESVIGNADAEHGTVRFGFPLTMGSGRLPTLIAEFHRRAPAIRLQLKQAHGAALAADIRAGELDAAVLIPAPDRLQHTVIGIQPIHAVLPADHRLANRRRIRLSELRDETFIVNPTSYNLRKLTENWCQAAGFTPRMALEITEFATMRELIGRGLGIALLPHDGRVAPGTTEIALSPATYQREIALAWSPTAATPAGRRFLGFMREHF from the coding sequence ATGGATCAATTGTCGGGGCTGCTGGCACCGCACCTGCGGGCGCTCGACGAGCTGGTGGCCTGCGACGGGCACATGACTCGCGCAGCCGAACGACTGGGTATCCCACAGTCGTCGATGAGCAGGCGGATTCACGCATTGCAGAAGTCACTCGGTGTGCCCCTGGTCATCCAGGATGGCCGGACGGTGCGGCTGACCCCGGCCGCGATACGGCTGGCGGACCGAATCCGCGATCCGCTGCGTGCCATGGAATCGGGGATCGAGTCCGTCATCGGCAACGCGGACGCCGAACACGGAACCGTCCGGTTCGGGTTTCCGCTGACCATGGGATCGGGTCGGTTGCCCACGTTGATCGCCGAGTTCCATCGCAGGGCGCCCGCAATCCGCCTACAGCTCAAACAGGCGCACGGTGCGGCGCTGGCGGCCGACATCCGTGCCGGAGAACTCGATGCCGCCGTGCTCATCCCGGCACCGGACCGTTTGCAGCACACGGTGATCGGCATACAACCGATTCACGCCGTGCTTCCGGCCGACCACCGGCTTGCCAACCGGCGTCGGATCCGGCTCTCCGAACTTCGCGACGAGACATTCATCGTCAACCCCACCAGCTACAACCTGCGCAAGCTGACCGAGAACTGGTGTCAGGCGGCCGGATTCACGCCACGAATGGCGTTGGAGATCACCGAGTTCGCCACCATGCGCGAGCTCATCGGTCGCGGGCTCGGGATCGCCCTGCTACCCCATGACGGCCGGGTTGCGCCGGGCACCACCGAGATCGCCCTGAGCCCCGCCACCTATCAACGCGAGATCGCGCTGGCGTGGTCGCCGACCGCCGCGACCCCGGCAGGCCGACGGTTCCTCGGCTTCATGCGCGAGCACTTCTGA